One window from the genome of Firmicutes bacterium HGW-Firmicutes-1 encodes:
- a CDS encoding type I restriction endonuclease subunit S, which produces DNLITLHQRELDKLQNIKKSCLQKMFV; this is translated from the coding sequence GACAACCTTATCACCCTTCATCAGCGTGAGTTAGATAAGCTTCAAAATATAAAAAAATCATGCCTCCAAAAGATGTTTGTATAA